The following coding sequences lie in one Gemmatimonadota bacterium genomic window:
- a CDS encoding peptidase S41, with protein sequence MLSRLTQTLILAASIAAASPLPAQRDTLRRDTPLAAASLRADLGVLRRAYETLHPGLYRYRTRDDVDRRFEAVDQYFATDRTVAEAFLALTRLTAAIQCGHSYPNFYNQSKAIREALFEGQDKVPVAFRWLGGRMIVTADHAPDADLPRGTEILSINGVPARTILDSLMPLARADGGNDAKRVAYLEVQGPERFQPFDVLYPLVFPVREPRFALVVRRPGTTATRRVVVAALTAVERRAQGGGSAEPAEDAPLWRYAEANGIGVLTMPTWATFNSKWNGTRWLDSVLDAATARKLPDLVVDLRANEGGVDAGNQILARLIDIPLQLPIYQRHVRYRRVPDDLAPYLDTWDPSFRDWGAAAVGPVDSLFYRLVRFDDTKDGADVIAPAATRYRGRVWVLVGAVNSSATFQFALAVKESGVATLVGQPTGGNRRGINGGAFFFLRLPTTGLEVDLPLIAGFPTTPQPDAGVVPDIQVTPTPRDIAAGIDAEMQAVRRAIVSRRR encoded by the coding sequence ATGCTGTCTCGCCTCACCCAGACGTTGATCCTGGCCGCCAGCATCGCGGCGGCCAGCCCGCTTCCGGCACAACGGGACACCCTCCGGCGTGACACCCCGCTCGCCGCGGCCTCGCTCCGTGCCGACCTCGGCGTGCTTCGACGCGCGTACGAGACGCTCCACCCGGGCCTCTATCGCTACCGCACCCGCGATGATGTCGACAGGCGGTTCGAGGCGGTCGACCAGTACTTCGCCACCGACCGCACGGTGGCCGAGGCATTCCTCGCGCTGACGCGATTGACGGCCGCGATCCAGTGCGGGCACAGTTACCCGAACTTCTACAACCAGTCGAAGGCCATCCGGGAAGCTCTGTTTGAGGGGCAGGACAAGGTGCCGGTGGCCTTCCGGTGGCTTGGAGGCCGGATGATCGTCACCGCGGACCACGCCCCCGACGCCGACCTGCCGCGCGGCACCGAGATCCTCTCCATCAACGGCGTCCCCGCGCGCACCATCCTCGACTCACTAATGCCGCTCGCGCGCGCGGATGGCGGCAACGACGCCAAGCGCGTGGCCTACCTCGAGGTGCAGGGGCCGGAGCGCTTCCAACCATTCGATGTGCTGTACCCACTCGTCTTTCCCGTGCGGGAGCCGCGCTTCGCTCTGGTGGTGCGCCGACCGGGCACGACGGCGACGCGGCGCGTGGTTGTGGCGGCGTTGACCGCCGTCGAGCGGCGCGCGCAGGGTGGTGGCAGCGCCGAACCGGCCGAAGATGCCCCACTCTGGCGCTACGCAGAGGCGAATGGCATCGGGGTGCTCACGATGCCGACCTGGGCCACCTTCAATTCGAAGTGGAATGGGACGCGCTGGCTCGATTCGGTGCTCGATGCCGCGACGGCCCGCAAGCTTCCCGATCTCGTGGTTGACCTGCGGGCCAATGAAGGTGGCGTCGATGCCGGCAATCAGATCCTCGCGCGGTTGATCGACATCCCGCTCCAGTTGCCCATCTATCAGCGGCACGTGCGCTATCGCCGTGTGCCCGACGACCTCGCGCCGTACCTCGACACCTGGGATCCCTCCTTCCGCGACTGGGGGGCGGCAGCTGTCGGTCCGGTCGACTCCCTGTTCTATCGGTTGGTGCGCTTCGACGACACCAAGGACGGCGCCGACGTGATTGCCCCGGCTGCCACACGGTATCGTGGCCGCGTCTGGGTTCTCGTCGGCGCCGTCAATTCCTCGGCGACCTTTCAGTTCGCGCTGGCGGTCAAGGAGAGCGGTGTCGCGACCCTGGTGGGGCAGCCAACTGGCGGCAATCGTCGCGGCATCAATGGCGGCGCCTTCTTCTTCCTTCGGTTGCCGACGACGGGGCTCGAGGTCGACCTCCCGCTCATCGCCGGCTTCCCGACCACCCCGCAGCCCGACGCCGGCGTGGTGCCCGACATCCAGGTGACGCCGACGCCGCGCGACATCGCGGCGGGAATCGATGCCGAGATGCAGGCGGTGCGGCGGGCGATCGTCAGCCGAAGACGGTAG
- a CDS encoding GAF domain-containing sensor histidine kinase, with product MRYTAIGVLAPDGRVLERFVTHGISDQEREAMGPPPVGHGVLGLLLREGRPIRLPDLVRHPASHGFPPHHPPMHSFLGVPITGRRGIIGNLYLTEKQGNGQFTADDEHVAILLAAMSAAAVENARLHEESAQLLAEVHLLQRTRERFFAMVNHELRNALAAVYGWSELLVRKQDRATAPREAFEVYDAAQQAIDLISDLLDLSRLDEDRLKPVVRRVDAVALAHRAAGRATPAARPKSIRLAMELAEDLPTIETDASRVEQILMNLLTNAIRYSPAGPGAALGPPRGRDGRYLVEDEGPGIREEEASGSSTCRDHRRRGETGVGLGLPLSRRLARLLGGDLDTMPRAGAGLFHLDLPIARKSS from the coding sequence GTGCGCTACACGGCCATCGGCGTCCTGGCGCCGGATGGTCGAGTCCTCGAGCGGTTCGTCACCCATGGCATCAGCGACCAGGAACGCGAGGCGATGGGCCCGCCTCCCGTGGGGCATGGCGTGCTCGGGCTCCTGCTGCGAGAGGGGCGCCCCATTCGCCTGCCCGATCTGGTGCGCCACCCCGCTTCCCACGGCTTTCCCCCGCATCACCCTCCCATGCACTCCTTTCTCGGCGTCCCGATCACCGGCCGCCGTGGCATCATCGGCAATCTGTACCTCACCGAGAAGCAGGGGAACGGCCAGTTCACCGCCGATGACGAGCACGTCGCCATCCTGCTCGCCGCCATGTCGGCGGCGGCGGTCGAGAACGCGCGCCTGCACGAAGAGAGCGCGCAGCTGCTGGCCGAAGTCCATCTCCTGCAACGGACCCGCGAGCGGTTCTTCGCGATGGTCAACCACGAATTGCGCAATGCCCTCGCCGCCGTGTATGGCTGGTCCGAGCTGCTGGTTCGCAAGCAGGATCGCGCGACGGCTCCGCGCGAGGCCTTCGAGGTGTATGACGCCGCCCAGCAGGCCATCGACCTGATCAGCGACCTCCTCGACCTGAGCCGACTCGACGAGGATCGGCTCAAGCCGGTCGTTCGGCGGGTCGACGCCGTCGCGCTGGCCCACCGTGCGGCCGGACGGGCGACACCCGCCGCCAGGCCAAAGTCGATCCGGCTGGCGATGGAGCTCGCGGAGGACCTGCCCACGATCGAGACCGACGCCAGCCGCGTGGAACAGATCCTGATGAACCTGTTGACCAACGCCATCAGGTACAGCCCCGCGGGACCCGGTGCGGCTCTCGGTCCGCCCCGAGGGCGCGATGGTCGCTATCTCGTGGAGGATGAGGGCCCCGGCATCCGCGAGGAGGAGGCGAGCGGATCTTCGACGTGTCGTGACCACCGCCGAAGGGGAGAAACAGGGGTCGGGCTCGGGCTGCCGCTCTCGCGACGATTGGCCCGCCTCCTGGGCGGGGACCTCGACACGATGCCCCGCGCTGGCGCCGGGCTCTTCCACCTCGACCTTCCGATTGCCCGGAAGTCCTCATGA
- a CDS encoding Rieske 2Fe-2S domain-containing protein produces the protein MEPRRVTASGRVGADPTYPVPAADGVQIDKVNEVILVRWQNSVWAFNLSCPHQRTALRWTEAKHEFQCPKHKSRYQPDGTFIAGRATRHMDRFSITRTGTDVIVHVGAMHKSDADQASWSASVVKL, from the coding sequence ATGGAGCCGCGTCGCGTCACGGCCAGCGGCCGCGTCGGGGCAGATCCGACCTATCCGGTACCGGCCGCCGACGGCGTGCAGATCGACAAGGTGAACGAGGTGATCCTGGTCCGCTGGCAGAACAGTGTCTGGGCCTTCAACCTCTCCTGCCCGCACCAGCGGACGGCGTTGCGGTGGACCGAGGCCAAGCACGAGTTCCAGTGTCCGAAGCACAAGTCGCGCTACCAGCCCGACGGCACCTTCATCGCCGGCCGCGCCACCCGCCACATGGATCGCTTCTCGATCACGCGGACCGGGACCGACGTCATCGTGCACGTCGGGGCGATGCACAAAAGCGACGCGGACCAGGCAAGCTGGTCCGCGTCGGTGGTGAAACTCTGA
- a CDS encoding Ig-like domain-containing protein, translated as MTLACGAITSAAIPSSWGGRLLDALASVVRPAPLAAAGRFAGSGGIGGATSEFSPFEPVDPQLFASGGVGGSTSEFVRDALLVTTIDGTVGTTRTGAGLPTITVKTRQGTPIPGVTAAWTTAPSTVAPYSAKPGNASVCGADAATNAAGTAAVGCINFGTTSDLRTAYTKLTATLTPPANLDPTVIEFVPEAPSWLIAAYGASSLVFTQPAAGNYSAGALIPARVEVRSDLGTIVPTASNPVTLSLNKNSFDGGATTKVTNAVNGVATFSTTILQAATGYRFAAAATLGDAGLVSSTTGSNLFDVAPGAALRFVAVGPTAYGKVNGGAVSPTPTVRVTDQFNNPQVGVPVFWTPGGAMGATVNGAPLTATTPTGADGSASVTGCPGEGENQLRASLQSTPGGAELFYTATHSSAYTTINACTPAAFRDDIAAYYFTIPGPVGAGGLVRSIGLYLSAEATLGRAVRSRTQ; from the coding sequence ATGACGCTCGCGTGCGGGGCGATCACCTCGGCCGCGATCCCGTCGAGCTGGGGTGGTCGACTCCTCGACGCGCTGGCGAGCGTGGTGCGCCCCGCACCGCTCGCCGCTGCCGGTCGCTTCGCGGGCAGCGGCGGCATCGGCGGCGCGACCAGCGAGTTCTCGCCGTTCGAGCCGGTTGACCCGCAGCTCTTCGCCTCGGGCGGCGTCGGCGGGTCGACCAGCGAGTTCGTCCGCGACGCCCTCCTCGTGACCACGATCGATGGCACCGTCGGCACGACCCGCACCGGCGCGGGCCTCCCGACGATCACGGTCAAGACCCGCCAGGGGACGCCGATTCCGGGCGTCACCGCCGCCTGGACGACGGCACCGTCCACCGTGGCGCCCTACAGCGCGAAGCCGGGTAACGCCTCGGTCTGCGGCGCCGACGCCGCCACCAACGCCGCCGGGACTGCGGCCGTCGGCTGCATCAATTTCGGCACGACGTCCGACCTCCGCACCGCCTACACCAAGCTGACTGCGACGCTCACGCCACCGGCCAACCTCGACCCGACTGTGATCGAGTTTGTCCCGGAGGCGCCGAGCTGGCTGATCGCCGCGTATGGGGCAAGCAGCCTCGTCTTCACCCAACCGGCCGCGGGCAATTACAGCGCCGGTGCGTTGATCCCCGCCCGCGTCGAGGTGCGCTCCGACTTGGGCACGATCGTGCCGACCGCGTCGAACCCGGTGACGCTATCGCTGAACAAGAACAGCTTTGACGGCGGTGCCACGACAAAGGTCACCAATGCGGTCAACGGGGTGGCCACCTTCAGCACCACGATCCTGCAGGCGGCCACGGGCTATCGATTCGCTGCCGCTGCGACGCTCGGCGACGCGGGGCTCGTGTCCAGCACCACGGGGAGCAACCTCTTCGATGTCGCGCCCGGTGCCGCGTTGCGGTTTGTGGCGGTCGGCCCCACGGCGTATGGCAAGGTGAACGGCGGTGCGGTCAGCCCGACGCCGACCGTCCGGGTCACCGACCAATTCAACAACCCGCAGGTTGGTGTCCCGGTCTTCTGGACACCAGGCGGCGCCATGGGTGCCACCGTGAACGGCGCGCCGCTGACGGCCACGACCCCCACCGGGGCCGACGGGAGTGCGTCGGTCACCGGGTGCCCTGGCGAAGGGGAGAATCAACTGCGCGCCTCGCTGCAGTCGACGCCGGGGGGCGCGGAGCTCTTCTACACCGCGACGCATTCCTCCGCCTACACGACCATCAACGCCTGCACCCCCGCCGCGTTTCGGGACGACATCGCCGCGTACTACTTCACCATTCCCGGTCCGGTGGGTGCCGGCGGATTGGTGCGTTCCATCGGCCTGTACCTCTCGGCCGAGGCAACGCTGGGCAGAGCGGTCCGATCGCGTACCCAATGA
- a CDS encoding protein kinase, protein MAQQLTQTGMALGTPTYMAPEQGMGEKVGVTADIYSLGCMLFEMLAGEPPFSGKNASAILAKHVMEQVPSLRIIRQSVPEEVEYAIFCSLGKSPADRPQSAAAFAALLVAAPMPAGATSTRMMTMRHTTARRTTSGMTSAFGVAAPMPVPLWKRPMVLGVALLVLAGGGFGAYKLTAGGKPVPLADSGGLSKKRIAVLYFQTGDSLATLADGLTEALIENLNTIPGLAVISAGGVGQYRGNDSIPPEDIGKALNAGTLVKGTLDQQGDKIRVSIRLLDGNSGVDFGDPKSFMVDGRNFAAVRDSTVTEVATLIRERIGGEVLLKEQRRATSNNDAWLLVQRPNDSGRARRPRRVTARC, encoded by the coding sequence ATGGCGCAGCAACTGACGCAGACCGGGATGGCGCTGGGCACGCCGACCTACATGGCCCCCGAACAGGGGATGGGCGAGAAGGTCGGCGTCACCGCGGACATCTACTCGCTCGGCTGCATGCTGTTCGAGATGCTCGCCGGCGAGCCGCCGTTCAGCGGGAAGAACGCCTCGGCGATCCTCGCGAAGCACGTGATGGAGCAGGTGCCGTCGCTCCGGATCATCCGGCAATCGGTACCCGAGGAAGTCGAGTACGCGATCTTCTGCTCGCTGGGGAAGTCGCCGGCCGATCGGCCCCAGAGCGCGGCGGCGTTTGCCGCCCTGCTGGTCGCGGCGCCGATGCCGGCGGGCGCGACGTCGACCCGCATGATGACGATGCGGCACACCACGGCGCGCCGCACCACCAGCGGGATGACGAGCGCTTTCGGGGTCGCCGCTCCGATGCCGGTGCCGCTCTGGAAGCGGCCAATGGTGCTCGGGGTCGCGTTGCTGGTGCTGGCCGGGGGCGGATTCGGTGCGTACAAGCTGACGGCGGGTGGCAAGCCGGTGCCGCTGGCCGACAGCGGCGGGCTGTCCAAGAAGCGGATCGCGGTGCTCTACTTCCAGACTGGCGATTCACTCGCCACGCTCGCCGATGGTTTGACCGAAGCGCTGATCGAGAACCTGAACACCATCCCGGGCCTCGCCGTGATCTCCGCGGGTGGTGTCGGCCAGTATCGCGGCAATGACTCGATCCCGCCCGAGGACATCGGCAAGGCGCTGAATGCGGGGACGCTGGTCAAGGGGACGCTCGACCAGCAGGGCGACAAGATCAGGGTGTCGATCCGCCTGCTCGACGGCAACTCCGGCGTCGATTTCGGCGACCCCAAGAGCTTCATGGTGGATGGCCGCAACTTCGCGGCGGTGCGCGATTCGACCGTGACCGAAGTGGCTACCCTGATCCGTGAGCGCATCGGCGGCGAGGTGCTGCTGAAGGAGCAACGCCGAGCCACGTCGAACAACGATGCGTGGTTGCTCGTGCAGCGGCCGAACGACTCCGGAAGAGCGCGGCGGCCACGAAGGGTGACAGCGCGTTGCTGA
- a CDS encoding carbonic anhydrase: MIPAHEALARLRAGNLRFNTSVSGGAPVLHQARRAELTEGQEPFAIILGCADSRVPAEIVFDQGLGDLFVIRVAGNIVAPSLVGSVEFAAERFHTRLVVVLGHSQCGAIVATIEELQHPSPSSTHSRNIRAIVDLVRPSVESLLDTPLAQAHDALVAEAVRANIRASADHLRHGSEILEQLIREDGLLVVGAEYSLETGVVTFFDGMPG; the protein is encoded by the coding sequence ATGATCCCTGCCCACGAAGCCCTCGCCCGACTCCGGGCCGGCAATCTCCGCTTCAATACCAGCGTCAGCGGCGGCGCGCCGGTGCTTCATCAGGCCCGCCGAGCGGAGCTGACCGAAGGGCAGGAGCCATTCGCCATCATCCTCGGCTGCGCCGATTCCAGGGTCCCGGCCGAGATCGTCTTCGACCAGGGACTCGGCGATCTCTTTGTGATCCGGGTCGCCGGCAACATCGTCGCCCCCTCGCTGGTAGGGAGCGTCGAGTTCGCGGCCGAGCGGTTTCACACCAGGCTGGTGGTGGTCCTGGGCCATTCCCAGTGCGGAGCGATCGTGGCGACCATCGAGGAACTGCAGCACCCCTCGCCGAGCTCAACCCACTCGCGCAACATCCGGGCGATTGTCGACCTGGTGCGGCCGTCGGTCGAGTCGCTCCTCGACACGCCGCTCGCGCAGGCCCACGACGCCCTGGTGGCCGAAGCGGTCCGCGCCAACATCCGCGCCTCCGCGGACCACTTGCGGCATGGCTCGGAGATCCTGGAGCAGTTGATTCGGGAGGATGGTCTGCTGGTGGTGGGGGCGGAATATTCGCTGGAGACCGGGGTGGTCACCTTTTTCGACGGGATGCCGGGGTGA
- a CDS encoding zinc ribbon domain-containing protein produces the protein MHHSSSTSCPQCGASVHGRFYESYGTAIAESACRQCGIVAPPGAMFCANCGTSFGGDAQPSAPDTPSVATPRGTRSWTIPAMLGVAAIAALGWAASRPSPTVTSGETTSPSGAVVSDGTPPDLSKLSPQEQFLRLSDRIRDVGAVRRHRHGRPILPDDGAGLHQSPDCRSQQRFALSSRLAACAGRSLPWCGRAGRHDRRQRGESSPGRLSPRTHRGLSGERRRRARGAARVPTTLRYRGRVEAPRVSGPPLSARRLPEDDADEVAGNGANG, from the coding sequence TTGCACCATTCATCTTCGACATCCTGTCCCCAGTGCGGCGCATCGGTCCACGGCAGATTCTACGAGAGCTACGGCACGGCGATCGCCGAATCAGCCTGTCGGCAATGCGGCATCGTGGCGCCGCCGGGTGCGATGTTCTGCGCGAATTGTGGGACGAGTTTCGGTGGTGACGCGCAACCGTCGGCCCCCGACACACCGAGCGTGGCCACCCCGCGCGGGACGCGCAGCTGGACCATACCGGCGATGCTCGGGGTCGCGGCGATTGCGGCATTGGGGTGGGCCGCATCGCGTCCGAGTCCAACCGTCACCAGCGGTGAGACCACGTCGCCGAGTGGAGCCGTGGTATCGGATGGCACCCCGCCAGATCTCTCGAAACTCAGTCCCCAAGAGCAATTCCTGCGATTGTCGGATCGAATCCGAGACGTCGGTGCAGTCCGGCGACACCGCCACGGTCGTCCGATTCTTCCCGATGATGGAGCAGGCCTTCACCAATCTCCCGACTGCCGATCGCAACAACGATTTGCGCTTTCATCTCGCCTTGCTGCGTGCGCAGGTCGGTCACTTCCCTGGTGCGGTCGCGCAGGTCGACACGATCGTCGCCAGCGCGGAGAATCATCTCCTGGTCGACTATCTCCGCGCACTCATCGCGGACTATCAGGGGAACGTCGCCGCCGGGCGCGCGGCGCGGCTCGCGTTCCGACAACACTTCGATACCGAGGTCGCGTTGAAGCGCCCCGAGTATCTGGCCCACCGCTCTCTGCTCGACGACTTCCTGAAGACGACGCCGACGAAGTAGCAGGTAATGGCGCGAACGGCTGA
- a CDS encoding 4Fe-4S dicluster domain-containing protein, translating to MHLRATAKAGGGSAMMPNCPRCGTALHVGAMRCRQCGAPQQAYELVSAPVVEGELRGRERAPKAMVRADVCVGCGTCVDACPEPGAITMHKKLAVVDDALCKGHGECVAACPVGGILVTTGAAVNRVSVPLVNANFESNLPGLYIVGELGGRGLIKNAVNEGRLAVEHIASTLAPATADERDAVDVLIVGSGPAGLSAGVEAIRSGPKYVMVEQGALSERCGSIRGTSCCWRSRSRCRSTATSGWQIPPRSRCCAHGRASWRAADSRCAPVSAS from the coding sequence ATGCACCTGCGCGCAACGGCGAAGGCCGGTGGCGGGTCGGCCATGATGCCGAATTGTCCGCGCTGCGGCACGGCGCTCCACGTCGGGGCGATGCGGTGCCGTCAGTGCGGTGCACCGCAGCAGGCCTACGAACTGGTCTCGGCGCCGGTCGTCGAGGGTGAACTTCGCGGCCGGGAGCGGGCGCCGAAGGCGATGGTGCGAGCCGACGTCTGTGTCGGCTGCGGCACGTGCGTCGACGCCTGTCCGGAGCCGGGCGCGATCACCATGCACAAGAAGCTTGCGGTGGTGGATGACGCCCTGTGCAAGGGCCACGGCGAATGCGTGGCGGCCTGCCCGGTCGGTGGCATCCTGGTGACGACGGGCGCGGCGGTGAACCGGGTCTCCGTCCCGCTGGTCAATGCCAACTTCGAGAGCAATCTCCCCGGCCTCTACATCGTCGGCGAACTCGGCGGACGCGGGCTCATCAAGAACGCCGTGAACGAGGGCCGACTGGCGGTCGAACACATCGCGTCGACGCTGGCACCGGCGACGGCCGACGAACGCGATGCGGTCGACGTGCTGATCGTTGGCAGCGGTCCGGCCGGCCTCAGCGCCGGTGTCGAGGCGATCCGCAGCGGGCCCAAGTACGTCATGGTCGAGCAGGGCGCGTTGTCGGAAAGGTGCGGAAGTATCCGCGGCACAAGTTGCTGCTGGCGGAGCCGATCCAGATGCCGCTCTACGGCAACCTCTGGGTGGCAGATACCTCCAAGGAGTCGCTGCTGCGCGCATGGGAGAGCATCGTGGCGAGCAGCGGACTCCAGGTGCGCACCGGTGAGCGCGTCCTGA
- a CDS encoding NAD(P)-binding domain-containing protein, whose protein sequence is MASSGLQVRTGERVLKVTPEGTLFDVETSAGRYRTRRVVLAMGRRGSPRKLGVVGEELSKVVYEIVEMEQFAGRRVLVVGGGDSAIESAVGLGNQDGTTVQLSYRGESFPRIKPRNQEKLDRAVAAGRITLLLQTQLREVRADVAVLEGPAGAMIIPNDDVVIRIGGDAPFAFLEQIGVRIVQKDVPIPRDVEKVS, encoded by the coding sequence GTGGCGAGCAGCGGACTCCAGGTGCGCACCGGTGAGCGCGTCCTGAAGGTCACGCCCGAAGGGACGCTCTTCGACGTCGAGACGTCGGCCGGCCGCTATCGGACGCGCCGCGTGGTGCTCGCGATGGGGCGCCGTGGCTCACCGCGGAAGCTCGGCGTGGTCGGCGAGGAACTGAGCAAGGTCGTCTACGAAATCGTCGAGATGGAGCAGTTCGCCGGGCGGCGGGTCTTGGTGGTCGGTGGCGGCGACAGCGCGATCGAATCAGCAGTGGGTCTCGGGAATCAGGATGGCACCACGGTGCAGCTCTCCTACCGTGGTGAGTCGTTCCCACGGATCAAGCCGCGCAATCAGGAGAAGCTCGATCGGGCGGTGGCGGCCGGGCGGATCACCTTGCTGCTGCAGACGCAGCTGCGCGAGGTGCGCGCCGACGTGGCGGTCCTCGAGGGGCCGGCCGGGGCGATGATCATCCCGAACGATGACGTGGTGATCCGGATCGGTGGTGATGCGCCGTTCGCATTCCTCGAGCAGATCGGCGTGCGCATCGTGCAGAAGGACGTGCCGATCCCTCGCGACGTCGAGAAGGTGAGCTGA